One part of the Acinetobacter sp. XS-4 genome encodes these proteins:
- the fes gene encoding enterochelin esterase, with protein sequence MKPFSHPLHPLFQQLNVGSEVWWNTVKKIGSPLVNLQKNKALYTFVWRSPEPKESIFVYIDIYSQSPSIYQKWNRFSHIAGTNVYFFEIELPLAWTGSYVVVTASEEAPETDCAATRRLWWQTQLKQNAQIDSFNQHEFYTGHLARYINQIQLENTKSFIDDCPITKTFQWSSRLCQQDYLVDIFISHRSTQEVLPLVILLDGQIWSRELSILPEIQHLTISNKIRPAVYVFVHSLNSQQRQQDYGCHDSFSQALVDELIEILIKEYSFISKTDITLCGQSLGGLCALHSTLLFPTIFNSLILQSGSYWWSDFSNSILGQKHKGNILELLQNLSHPLSKTTQIYISAGTYETDMRDDALQLYQQLQSFNQVSFHSFSGGHDAVNWRTDLLKALQHTLSL encoded by the coding sequence ATGAAGCCATTTTCTCATCCCTTACATCCCCTATTTCAACAACTCAATGTTGGGAGTGAGGTCTGGTGGAATACCGTTAAAAAAATAGGTAGTCCGCTAGTTAACCTACAAAAAAATAAAGCGCTATATACCTTTGTTTGGCGTAGTCCTGAGCCTAAAGAAAGTATCTTTGTTTATATTGATATCTATTCACAGAGCCCTTCTATCTATCAAAAGTGGAATCGTTTTAGCCATATAGCTGGAACAAATGTGTACTTCTTTGAAATAGAGCTGCCCCTAGCTTGGACTGGTAGTTATGTTGTAGTTACTGCTAGTGAAGAAGCGCCAGAAACAGATTGTGCAGCAACACGACGCTTATGGTGGCAAACACAGCTTAAACAAAATGCTCAAATTGACTCATTCAATCAGCATGAGTTTTATACGGGACATCTGGCCCGATACATCAATCAAATTCAACTCGAAAACACAAAATCTTTCATAGACGATTGCCCAATTACAAAGACATTTCAATGGTCAAGTCGCTTATGCCAACAGGACTATTTGGTCGACATTTTTATTAGTCATCGATCGACTCAAGAAGTCTTGCCACTTGTCATATTGCTTGATGGCCAAATCTGGAGTCGAGAGCTTTCAATTCTGCCCGAAATTCAACATTTGACTATTTCAAACAAGATTCGCCCAGCAGTTTATGTTTTTGTTCATAGTTTAAATAGTCAACAACGCCAACAAGATTATGGTTGTCATGATTCGTTTAGTCAGGCGTTGGTTGATGAACTCATTGAAATACTTATAAAAGAATATTCTTTTATTTCTAAAACAGACATTACGTTATGTGGTCAAAGTTTAGGTGGTTTATGTGCTTTACATAGTACTTTGTTGTTCCCGACTATTTTTAATTCCCTGATTTTGCAGTCTGGATCTTATTGGTGGTCAGATTTTTCAAACAGTATTTTAGGGCAAAAGCATAAAGGTAATATTTTAGAACTGCTTCAAAACCTATCTCATCCATTATCAAAAACAACTCAAATCTATATCAGTGCCGGCACGTATGAAACCGATATGCGCGACGATGCCCTTCAGCTTTATCAACAATTGCAATCATTCAATCAAGTGAGTTTTCACAGTTTTTCAGGCGGACATGATGCTGTGAACTGGCGTACCGACTTGCTTAAGGCATTGCAACACACTCTTTCACTATAA
- a CDS encoding MbtH family protein: protein MSNLQENYINPFDNESLSFQVLKNQQGEFSLWPAQHQVPSGWDIQHGPDTRASCIAYVEKHWVAINPFQQA from the coding sequence ATGAGCAACTTACAGGAAAACTATATTAATCCTTTCGATAATGAAAGTTTGTCTTTTCAGGTTTTAAAAAATCAACAAGGTGAGTTCAGTTTATGGCCTGCTCAACATCAGGTGCCATCGGGGTGGGATATTCAGCATGGACCAGATACACGAGCTTCGTGTATTGCATATGTAGAAAAGCATTGGGTTGCTATTAACCCCTTTCAACAAGCGTAA
- a CDS encoding AMP-binding protein: MTTQVYLDGAVPYPAEFAEIYRKKGYWLGQNLSDFLRESAQKYPQNIAVYDGDKAISYAEFDHLVDYCTSHLYQHGLRAGDKTVVQMPNHYQFYVLFFALIRLGALPVMSLPAHRYAELSSFFKQTQAKAYFCADFGAQKFDYRELAEKLQQTASCLQHVFILGNADKFVAVQNLLKETSILDEAISPTTAGQVAFLQLSGGSTGVPKLIPRTHDDYLYSVRESAKICRLNQSSRLLMVLPAAHNFSMSSAGSLGVFYSGGAVVLGTDPSPETAFSLIKKHGVTDACLVPALVRPWMDKAAKDQDLILSTLRCLQVGGARLPDAVATRLIDEFQVNLQQVFGMAEGLVNYTHFDMTKEQIIHTQGLKISLDDEILVLDDNDQPVGAGEVGHLLTRGPYTIRGYYQAPEHNARSFTPDGFYRTGDLVRIREDGCIVVEGRSKEQINRAGEKIATEEVEQALLTHPQIRLAALVAMPDEIMGEKSCAFVAWQVHADDPSPIRLAMSVRQHLKDYGLATYKIPDRVEFIEQFPYTAFGKIDKKRLRQQFETNTNVLA, from the coding sequence ATGACAACACAGGTTTATTTGGATGGTGCAGTGCCATATCCAGCAGAATTTGCTGAGATTTACCGTAAAAAAGGTTATTGGCTTGGGCAAAACTTGAGTGATTTCTTGCGTGAAAGTGCTCAAAAATATCCGCAAAATATTGCAGTATATGATGGTGATAAAGCCATTAGTTACGCTGAGTTTGATCATTTAGTTGATTACTGTACAAGCCACTTATATCAACATGGACTAAGAGCAGGTGACAAAACAGTTGTACAAATGCCGAATCACTATCAGTTCTATGTTTTATTTTTTGCACTGATTCGGCTTGGTGCTTTACCTGTGATGTCTTTACCTGCACATCGCTATGCAGAACTCAGTAGTTTTTTCAAACAAACTCAAGCAAAAGCTTATTTCTGTGCTGATTTTGGTGCACAAAAATTTGACTACCGAGAGCTCGCCGAAAAGCTTCAGCAAACTGCTTCTTGCTTACAACATGTATTTATACTTGGAAATGCTGACAAATTTGTAGCAGTTCAAAATCTATTAAAAGAAACCAGTATTTTGGATGAAGCCATCTCACCGACTACGGCAGGTCAGGTTGCTTTTTTACAACTTTCAGGTGGAAGTACCGGTGTTCCTAAACTGATTCCACGTACCCATGACGACTATCTATATAGCGTACGTGAAAGCGCAAAAATCTGCCGTCTCAATCAGTCATCACGTTTACTCATGGTTTTACCCGCGGCGCATAACTTTTCAATGAGCTCGGCCGGTTCTTTAGGTGTTTTTTATTCGGGCGGGGCTGTGGTTTTAGGCACTGACCCAAGCCCTGAAACTGCTTTTTCATTGATCAAAAAACACGGTGTGACTGATGCTTGCTTGGTTCCTGCTTTGGTTCGCCCATGGATGGATAAAGCGGCAAAAGATCAAGATCTAATATTGTCGACTCTACGTTGTTTACAAGTCGGAGGAGCGCGTTTACCCGATGCAGTTGCCACACGCTTGATTGATGAGTTCCAAGTCAATCTGCAACAAGTTTTTGGCATGGCTGAAGGGCTGGTGAATTACACCCATTTTGACATGACGAAAGAGCAAATTATCCATACCCAAGGTTTAAAAATCTCACTAGATGATGAAATTTTAGTACTGGATGATAATGATCAACCAGTAGGCGCTGGAGAGGTAGGGCATTTGCTAACGCGCGGTCCCTATACCATTCGCGGCTATTACCAAGCACCAGAGCACAACGCTCGTTCTTTTACACCAGATGGTTTTTATCGTACAGGCGATTTAGTACGTATTCGCGAAGATGGCTGCATTGTTGTGGAAGGCCGTTCAAAGGAACAAATCAATCGCGCTGGTGAAAAAATTGCGACAGAAGAAGTTGAACAAGCTTTATTAACTCATCCACAAATTCGTTTAGCAGCACTGGTCGCTATGCCTGATGAGATCATGGGTGAAAAGAGCTGTGCATTTGTTGCATGGCAAGTACACGCTGATGATCCAAGCCCAATTCGTCTTGCAATGTCAGTTCGTCAACATCTGAAAGACTATGGACTTGCAACCTACAAAATTCCCGATCGAGTCGAATTTATCGAGCAATTTCCATATACAGCCTTTGGAAAAATCGACAAAAAAAGATTACGTCAACAATTTGAAACCAACACCAATGTTCTTGCTTAA
- a CDS encoding multidrug efflux RND transporter permease subunit, which translates to MLSRFFIYHPIFVSVIAITILIFGFLATLAMPVERYPNLAPPGVTVVANYRGAAADTVEESVTQILEQQIKGLDNLLYFTSYSESSGTSSIDIHFKIGTDIDKAQLQVQNRINGALNRLPEEVQRQGVNIWKTTGDMLLIVGLYDETGKTSNIDLSDYMVNHFEQPLSQLQGIGEVNVFGSSYAMRIWLNPNQLRNYQLVPSDIEKALEDYNTQIAAGSIGAMPSAADQNIYAKVKAGSRLKTIDDFKSVVVKANVDGSLVYLKDVARVELGAENYESINTLNGYPSSGLGISLSPDANAIETSALIKEKMAQLSQHLPAGYKVVYPRDNTPFIEESIKQVIITLLEAIVLVVIVMYLFLQNWRATLIPTITVPIVISGTFVVLYLFGMSINTLTLFALVLAIGLLVDDTIVVVENVERLMHEQQLSVHEACLMSMQEISGALVGITLVLTAVFIPMAFFSGSTGMIYRQFSITLAAAMLLSLFVAMTITPAMCAVLLKKHNKKPKWGQTLELALQKVRSSFSFLSVRLIQFKVFSSLLVVGIAVILFLIYRSLPTSFIPNEDQGLLAVPYSLHNSASMSQTEEIGRLVNNYFFEHEGKNINTVLVVNGQNFSGSGPNLGMAFVSLKHWNERKGEANTASAIRERAQAYLQKNLPAKVMVGMPPSVSGLGQSDALELWLRDVNGQGRDELIKQYKALEKESRNYAAFENLSPLVSEDKAEVFIQLDQNKAKMLGIDQQAIRSTLSTAWGGNYVGDFVERGRIKRIIMQGDSEFRSKPEDLAYWHVRNNTGGMLSLAHFAQSQWTGGPEALTRFMGLAAIQLEANVSSGFSSGQAMQQLSDMVSKQSGIDVAWSGLSLQEQQSSRQAIYLYLISILFIFLCLAALYESWKVPFIILLGLPLGITGTIIFAWIFKLPNDVYFQIALLTGIGLSCKNAILIVEFATQALKQGKSKIDAASEALKLRLRPILMTSLAFGAGVVPLIFATGAGAASRYEIGMSVFGSVVFGTLLVPLFTVFFFVVVHSLPSFQWSMSKPWLSRTLRFNSRIKKDNTSF; encoded by the coding sequence ATGCTCTCTCGATTTTTTATCTATCACCCTATCTTTGTTTCTGTCATTGCAATCACTATTCTTATTTTTGGTTTTCTTGCCACTTTAGCAATGCCTGTCGAACGTTACCCTAACCTTGCTCCACCGGGTGTTACGGTTGTTGCGAACTATCGTGGTGCAGCTGCTGACACAGTCGAAGAAAGTGTGACCCAAATTTTAGAACAACAAATAAAAGGTCTGGATAATTTGCTTTACTTTACGTCCTATAGTGAATCATCAGGAACGAGTAGCATTGATATTCATTTTAAAATTGGCACAGATATTGATAAAGCACAGCTCCAAGTACAAAACCGAATTAATGGCGCATTAAACCGTTTACCTGAGGAAGTTCAAAGACAAGGCGTAAACATATGGAAAACCACCGGCGATATGCTACTTATTGTGGGGCTATATGATGAAACTGGTAAAACCAGCAATATTGATTTGTCTGATTATATGGTGAATCACTTTGAACAACCTTTAAGTCAGTTGCAAGGCATTGGTGAAGTTAATGTTTTTGGTTCAAGCTATGCCATGCGCATTTGGTTAAATCCAAATCAGCTTAGAAATTATCAACTTGTACCGAGTGATATTGAAAAAGCCCTAGAAGATTATAATACCCAGATTGCTGCGGGTTCGATTGGTGCAATGCCCTCAGCTGCTGACCAAAATATTTATGCAAAAGTAAAAGCAGGTTCGCGTTTAAAAACAATAGATGACTTTAAATCGGTGGTGGTTAAAGCAAATGTTGATGGTAGCCTTGTTTATTTAAAAGATGTCGCGAGAGTCGAATTAGGGGCAGAAAATTACGAAAGTATTAATACGCTTAATGGCTACCCATCGTCAGGTTTAGGCATTTCTCTAAGCCCAGATGCCAATGCAATCGAGACTTCTGCCCTTATTAAAGAAAAAATGGCTCAGCTTAGCCAGCATTTACCAGCTGGATATAAAGTCGTTTATCCTCGAGACAATACACCATTTATTGAAGAGTCAATTAAGCAGGTCATAATCACTTTGCTTGAAGCAATCGTGCTTGTTGTTATTGTGATGTATCTCTTTTTACAAAATTGGCGTGCAACTCTTATTCCAACCATTACGGTTCCCATCGTCATTAGTGGCACATTTGTGGTGTTGTATTTGTTTGGAATGAGCATTAATACGCTTACGCTATTTGCCCTGGTTTTAGCGATTGGGTTATTGGTTGATGACACGATTGTAGTCGTGGAAAATGTTGAGCGGCTTATGCACGAACAACAGCTAAGTGTACATGAAGCTTGTTTAATGTCGATGCAAGAGATTAGCGGTGCATTGGTAGGCATTACGCTGGTCTTAACCGCGGTATTTATCCCAATGGCTTTTTTTAGTGGTTCGACGGGTATGATTTACCGTCAATTTTCTATTACATTAGCAGCAGCCATGTTGTTATCGCTATTTGTTGCCATGACTATTACACCTGCGATGTGCGCAGTTCTATTAAAAAAACATAATAAAAAACCAAAATGGGGACAAACACTTGAGCTTGCTCTTCAAAAAGTCAGATCATCTTTTAGTTTTTTATCAGTTCGTTTAATCCAGTTTAAAGTATTTTCCAGTCTATTGGTTGTGGGCATAGCAGTAATTTTATTTTTGATTTACCGCAGTTTGCCTACAAGCTTTATTCCAAATGAAGATCAAGGACTACTTGCTGTTCCTTATAGTTTGCATAACAGTGCCTCAATGAGCCAGACTGAAGAAATTGGAAGACTCGTCAATAATTATTTCTTTGAACACGAAGGTAAAAATATTAATACCGTACTGGTCGTGAATGGACAAAACTTTTCAGGGAGCGGTCCAAATTTAGGTATGGCCTTTGTTTCACTCAAACATTGGAATGAGCGTAAAGGCGAAGCCAATACGGCGAGTGCTATTCGTGAACGTGCCCAAGCATATTTACAAAAAAACTTGCCCGCTAAAGTCATGGTAGGAATGCCGCCAAGTGTATCTGGTTTAGGTCAGTCGGATGCTTTAGAACTTTGGCTTAGAGATGTAAATGGTCAAGGGCGCGATGAATTAATTAAACAATATAAAGCCTTAGAAAAAGAATCTCGAAATTATGCGGCCTTTGAAAATCTAAGTCCTCTTGTGAGTGAAGATAAAGCCGAAGTATTTATTCAACTCGATCAAAATAAAGCCAAAATGTTAGGAATTGACCAACAAGCAATTCGTTCAACACTATCGACTGCTTGGGGTGGAAACTATGTTGGCGATTTTGTTGAACGAGGTCGAATTAAAAGAATCATTATGCAAGGTGATTCAGAGTTTCGTTCTAAACCCGAAGATTTAGCGTATTGGCATGTCCGAAATAATACAGGTGGAATGCTTTCCCTCGCTCATTTTGCGCAAAGTCAATGGACAGGTGGCCCAGAAGCTCTTACCCGATTTATGGGTCTAGCTGCCATTCAACTTGAAGCAAATGTAAGTTCAGGCTTTAGCTCAGGTCAAGCAATGCAACAGTTAAGTGATATGGTCAGTAAACAGTCTGGTATAGATGTCGCATGGAGTGGTCTTTCTTTACAAGAGCAACAATCTAGCCGCCAAGCGATCTATTTATATCTCATTTCTATTTTGTTTATTTTCTTATGTTTGGCTGCCTTATATGAAAGCTGGAAAGTTCCTTTTATTATTTTATTAGGGCTTCCTCTAGGCATTACAGGCACTATTATTTTTGCTTGGATTTTTAAGTTACCTAACGATGTTTACTTTCAAATTGCCCTATTAACAGGTATTGGCTTATCTTGTAAAAATGCAATTCTAATTGTTGAGTTCGCGACTCAAGCACTCAAACAAGGAAAAAGTAAAATCGATGCAGCAAGTGAAGCATTAAAGCTACGTTTACGTCCGATTTTGATGACATCTCTTGCCTTTGGTGCGGGTGTGGTTCCTTTAATTTTTGCAACTGGTGCAGGTGCTGCGAGCAGATATGAAATTGGAATGAGCGTATTTGGTAGTGTCGTGTTTGGTACTTTACTGGTACCGTTATTTACTGTGTTCTTCTTTGTTGTGGTTCATAGTTTACCGAGTTTTCAGTGGTCAATGAGCAAACCATGGTTGAGTCGAACTTTAAGATTTAATAGCCGTATTAAAAAGGATAATACATCCTTTTAA
- a CDS encoding SDR family oxidoreductase, whose amino-acid sequence MSSTIVVTGAARGIGAAIAKKLLQQGYQVIGIDRQEKPEQWEVTQKLQDSEITRWEGFQQDITDQETTAKLIKDILNKHSVTGLVNAAGVLIMRSMLEAKTEDWQTLFAVNVMAPIAISQQLAKHFCEKKQGSIVTISSNSSRMPRIQLGMYATSKAALSHYCRNLALEIAPHQVRLNIVSPGSTLTQMQQQLWTDNSPPPAVIDGDLSQYRTGIPLRKLAQPEDIANTVSFLLSDQAAQITMQEIVVDGGATLGV is encoded by the coding sequence ATGAGCTCTACCATCGTAGTCACAGGTGCTGCAAGAGGTATTGGAGCTGCTATTGCAAAAAAATTATTGCAGCAAGGGTATCAAGTCATCGGCATCGACCGACAGGAAAAACCCGAACAATGGGAAGTCACTCAAAAGCTACAAGACAGTGAAATCACACGTTGGGAAGGCTTTCAGCAAGATATTACTGATCAAGAAACAACAGCAAAGCTCATTAAAGACATTTTAAACAAACATAGCGTAACGGGTTTAGTGAATGCAGCGGGCGTATTGATTATGCGTTCTATGCTTGAAGCAAAAACAGAAGACTGGCAAACACTTTTCGCTGTAAATGTCATGGCACCTATTGCGATTAGTCAACAACTTGCCAAGCATTTTTGTGAAAAAAAGCAGGGAAGTATTGTCACGATTAGCTCGAATAGTTCACGGATGCCACGTATACAACTTGGTATGTATGCCACCAGCAAGGCTGCGTTGAGCCATTACTGCCGTAATCTTGCGCTTGAAATTGCACCTCATCAAGTAAGGCTTAATATTGTTTCACCAGGCTCTACGCTAACTCAAATGCAGCAGCAGCTTTGGACAGATAATTCACCCCCGCCTGCGGTAATCGATGGAGATTTAAGCCAATACCGTACAGGCATTCCCTTAAGAAAATTAGCCCAGCCTGAAGATATTGCCAATACGGTCAGCTTTTTACTTTCTGATCAAGCTGCACAAATTACCATGCAAGAAATTGTGGTTGATGGAGGAGCCACTTTAGGCGTTTAA
- a CDS encoding phosphopantetheine-binding protein: protein MTTQQVTRAWALEQAVSPLTEEGIVLAVSEQLQIPASEIQLNDDLLMLGLDSVRLMTLVGKWQAYGAQVSFEDLAEQPTLEVWIDKLVA from the coding sequence ATGACAACTCAGCAAGTCACACGAGCTTGGGCCCTTGAACAAGCAGTCTCACCACTCACTGAAGAAGGTATTGTTTTGGCAGTGAGTGAACAGCTTCAGATTCCAGCTTCAGAAATTCAGTTAAATGATGATTTACTCATGCTTGGACTTGATTCAGTACGACTCATGACATTAGTGGGTAAATGGCAAGCTTACGGCGCACAGGTAAGTTTTGAAGATTTAGCTGAACAACCAACACTAGAAGTTTGGATTGATAAGCTAGTCGCTTAA
- a CDS encoding isochorismate synthase, producing the protein MSAQHPYFIQRENFTESRVALAQEILNCGNDAGFIFTTPEYTINSHQKLRDIQVAKNSLLKDWLDEARAQLQLAMNDGYKDVKIMGGLPFCSAADVNLMLMQNAKIYQKVLYAQSDIDFGSLSLKKADYFPLGEHYQQQVEYLVQQMQAKKLDKAVLARILQLEFEQNIPVSDLFYNLAKHNPEGYNYAVARHPQSEGWFVGASPELLIAKQNTKIWSKPVAGTLARDDDPTLDQNNARALLASQKDQHEHALVIEMIADELTPFCKELKVPKQPSLIRTKRLWHLASHITGELKQADTHVFDLIERLHPTPAICGEPSPIAKELIQQLEPFNRELFAGTMGWADEQGNGEWSVTVRCARIYQNIARLFAGAGIVEASRPQAEHAETAAKFRTVLDGFQISPNQLPIQGPNT; encoded by the coding sequence ATGTCGGCACAGCATCCGTATTTTATCCAACGAGAAAATTTTACTGAAAGTCGCGTTGCACTAGCACAAGAAATTTTGAATTGTGGAAATGACGCAGGTTTTATTTTTACCACGCCAGAATACACCATCAATAGTCATCAAAAATTACGAGATATTCAAGTTGCTAAAAATAGCCTTTTAAAAGATTGGTTAGATGAAGCACGAGCTCAATTACAACTTGCAATGAATGACGGTTATAAAGACGTCAAAATTATGGGTGGTTTACCATTTTGCTCGGCAGCCGATGTCAATTTAATGCTGATGCAAAATGCAAAAATCTATCAGAAAGTACTCTATGCACAATCTGATATTGATTTTGGTTCTTTATCTTTAAAAAAGGCTGATTATTTCCCTTTAGGTGAACACTACCAACAGCAAGTTGAGTATTTAGTTCAGCAAATGCAAGCAAAAAAACTTGATAAAGCCGTACTTGCTCGTATTTTGCAACTTGAGTTTGAACAAAATATTCCCGTCTCGGACTTATTTTATAACTTAGCTAAGCATAATCCCGAAGGCTATAACTATGCAGTCGCGAGGCATCCTCAAAGTGAAGGGTGGTTTGTCGGTGCAAGCCCCGAACTTTTAATTGCAAAGCAAAATACAAAAATCTGGAGTAAACCCGTTGCTGGCACATTGGCCCGTGATGACGATCCAACCCTAGACCAAAATAATGCCAGAGCATTACTTGCTTCACAAAAAGATCAACATGAGCACGCACTCGTCATCGAAATGATTGCCGATGAGCTCACACCTTTTTGTAAGGAGTTAAAAGTACCTAAGCAACCATCCCTCATTCGTACCAAACGCCTTTGGCACTTGGCATCACACATTACTGGCGAACTTAAGCAGGCCGATACTCATGTTTTTGACTTAATTGAACGTTTACACCCAACGCCTGCAATTTGTGGGGAGCCTAGTCCGATTGCTAAAGAATTAATTCAGCAACTTGAACCATTTAACCGTGAATTATTTGCAGGAACTATGGGTTGGGCAGATGAACAAGGTAATGGTGAATGGTCGGTGACTGTTCGCTGTGCCCGAATCTATCAGAACATTGCCCGTTTATTTGCCGGTGCAGGCATTGTGGAAGCTTCTCGTCCACAAGCTGAACATGCTGAAACTGCCGCTAAATTTCGCACTGTGCTGGACGGATTCCAGATTTCACCCAATCAATTGCCAATACAAGGACCAAACACATGA